GGACAGGTACTCTCGATGTTAGACTTCCGCGAACTTTCGCTCTTCGCCAACGGCAAGATGCGAACGCTCTATCGCGGTGCCATGAACAAAGGCTTCGACGCAGAGCTAGCCGAGTTCAGCCGCATGATTAAGTCGGGTCAAACTTCCGAAGAAGCTGAGTCATACTTCCATTCAACCGAAGCAACAATTGGCGCGCTCTATTCGCTGCAAACCGGCGATTCGGTGGCGCTCAACTAAGGGACACAACATGACGGCGACAAAGAAACTGCGGATTCTCTATATTAGCCACTACTTTCCGCCCGAAGTCAACGCTCCGGCGGTGCGCGTCTCGCAGTTCAGCCGCATCTGGAAAGAAATGGGCCACACGGTCACAGTGGCTACCGGGTTTCCGAATCATCCGCACGGCGTCATACCTCCCGAATATCGCGGTAAGATCTTCGACACCGAAAATCACGATGGCGTCAAGGTCCTGCGCAGCTATGTCTACGCCGCTCCAAACAAAGGCTTCGTGAAGCGAATACTGAATTTCTTGTCATTCATGCTGTCTGCAATTGTCTCGTGCATTTTCCGCTCGGGCAAGCAGGATATCGTCATCGCCACCTCGCCGCAGTTCTTCGTCGCAGTTGCGGGCTATGTCGTCAGCTTGTTCAAACGCGCGCCCTTCATTTTCGAAGTCCGCGATGTCTGGCCCGAAGAGATCGTTGCCGTTGGCGCAATGAAGCGCGGAATAGTCATCAAGATACTCGAGAAGATAGAGATGTTCCTATACCGCCGCGCCGCCATGATCGTGGCTGTTGCGCAAGGCACAGTTGACATTCTGACCCAGCGCGGTATTCCGGCAGACAAAATCGTGCTCGTACCCAATGGTGTCGATTTCGAGCGCTTCAGCCAGGCCGTCGACGATCACGAAGTTCGCGATCAACATGATCTTAACGGTCATTTTCTCGTGTCATACATCGGCACGCACGGTATGGCGCACAATCTCGGCACCGTCATCGGTGCTGCTAATCGCTTGCGCGCACGCGATGATATTCGCTTCCTGTTCGTCGGCGATGGCGCCGACAAGGAACATCTTGTCTCGACCAGCAACGATTTGAAACTCGACAACGTGACATTTGTGCCGCAGCAGGATCGCAACCGCATAGCGAAATACTATGCCGCGTCTGATCTGTGCCTGGTACCGTTGCGCAAAGCTGACCTTTTCACAAAGAACATTCCGTCGAAAATCTATGAAGTAATGGCTAGCGGCAAACCGATGCTGATTGGCGCCAAGGGCGAATCCAAAAATCTCGTCGAGAAGGCGCATGCCGGAATCGCCGTTGAGCCCGACAATGATCTCGATTTGAGCGAAAAAATCGCTTTGATGGCTGATGACCGCAAGCTCGCACAGCGGCTGGGTGAGAATGGCCGCGATTTTGCCCGCAAGAATTGCAGTCATCAAGACTTGGCTGTTAGATATCTCTCACACCTTAACGACTGCCTCACGACTTAGGCCGGTGATCCCATGTTGCGCAAGAATATCGCACGATTCCGCAAAATCAATTTCTTGCTCGACAATTTCCTAACTCTTGCCGTTCTGGTGAGTTCAGTAGTCATCTACCACGCCATACGCGACTGGAATCATCAATTCGCGATTTCAGAACTGATCAGCTACCGGCACGCAACGTTGCTGCTGTTTGTCTTGAGCGCAGTGATCTACTTGCGCGGCGAACGTTATGTGTATCGCCTCAAAGGTGTGCGTGACTTTGCCCGCGAGGCTGCAACGATCGTAACGTATTCCGGGGCGCTATTCGTTGCCGGTATCTACTTGCTCAAGTTCCCGGTTATCCCGCGAATGCAGTTTGCGATTTTGATTCTTCTCCAGTTCAGTGCGTTGTTCGCTCTGCGTTATACACTCTTGAAGA
This is a stretch of genomic DNA from bacterium. It encodes these proteins:
- a CDS encoding glycosyltransferase family 4 protein; the encoded protein is MTATKKLRILYISHYFPPEVNAPAVRVSQFSRIWKEMGHTVTVATGFPNHPHGVIPPEYRGKIFDTENHDGVKVLRSYVYAAPNKGFVKRILNFLSFMLSAIVSCIFRSGKQDIVIATSPQFFVAVAGYVVSLFKRAPFIFEVRDVWPEEIVAVGAMKRGIVIKILEKIEMFLYRRAAMIVAVAQGTVDILTQRGIPADKIVLVPNGVDFERFSQAVDDHEVRDQHDLNGHFLVSYIGTHGMAHNLGTVIGAANRLRARDDIRFLFVGDGADKEHLVSTSNDLKLDNVTFVPQQDRNRIAKYYAASDLCLVPLRKADLFTKNIPSKIYEVMASGKPMLIGAKGESKNLVEKAHAGIAVEPDNDLDLSEKIALMADDRKLAQRLGENGRDFARKNCSHQDLAVRYLSHLNDCLTT